The Niastella koreensis GR20-10 genome includes a window with the following:
- a CDS encoding dsDNA nuclease domain-containing protein has protein sequence MTKSSATTNAGVHGSTGFEFQKHCALWLLFENYTEISGKKYFICIEHHDDFLFCFLDDAGLIVNIEAFQAKKASSAWSNGVVLSAILKKLTQTGLDLLNDTHPKQSNYLHTLSFVTNDSISLNCGSRKTQDRKTLSINESNHLVTYDSIDDALKQNILKGLSKEQVTASNQIRELDKLSFFFIDLPKTNKAQKDTLAGQISRTFGDRVADPKAALDTLLLLFRNIEYVLNSGNTARLMDKTKRVEGAEIAKAMQIITLKAKAYELWRKQGDNLAIKLQIGVFDQKKFEFQFQSSFDFFKDLSQAEHIKLRNYVQQNKNRWASFLNDAESIHHIYERFINENNTLLNDFDCKAAICAAYVELKG, from the coding sequence ATGACCAAATCCTCTGCTACCACCAATGCAGGAGTGCATGGATCAACAGGTTTTGAATTTCAGAAGCACTGTGCTTTGTGGCTTTTATTTGAAAATTACACAGAGATAAGTGGTAAAAAGTACTTTATTTGTATTGAGCATCATGATGACTTCTTATTTTGTTTTCTTGATGACGCAGGCCTAATTGTGAATATTGAGGCTTTTCAGGCAAAAAAGGCTTCTTCGGCCTGGAGTAATGGCGTTGTATTATCAGCGATTTTAAAAAAACTCACCCAAACGGGGCTTGATTTACTTAATGACACCCACCCCAAGCAATCCAACTATTTACACACACTCAGTTTTGTGACTAACGATTCAATTTCGTTAAACTGTGGGAGTAGAAAAACACAGGACCGCAAAACACTGTCTATTAATGAAAGCAATCATTTGGTTACATATGATAGTATTGATGACGCATTAAAGCAGAATATCCTAAAGGGCTTAAGTAAAGAACAAGTGACTGCTTCTAATCAAATACGGGAGTTAGACAAATTATCGTTTTTCTTTATAGACCTGCCTAAAACGAACAAGGCCCAAAAGGATACACTGGCTGGTCAAATATCAAGAACGTTTGGTGATAGGGTTGCCGATCCTAAGGCTGCACTAGACACGTTATTATTACTTTTTAGAAATATTGAATATGTCTTAAATAGCGGAAACACTGCACGTTTGATGGATAAGACAAAACGTGTTGAAGGTGCTGAAATTGCAAAAGCAATGCAAATCATTACCTTGAAAGCAAAGGCTTACGAGCTATGGCGCAAACAAGGTGATAATCTTGCTATTAAATTGCAAATTGGAGTTTTTGACCAGAAAAAATTTGAATTTCAATTTCAAAGCAGCTTTGATTTCTTCAAAGACTTATCCCAGGCAGAACATATCAAGCTGAGAAATTATGTTCAGCAGAATAAAAATAGATGGGCTTCATTTTTGAATGATGCCGAAAGTATCCACCATATTTATGAACGCTTCATAAATGAGAATAACACTCTACTGAACGATTTTGATTGTAAGGCTGCCATTTGTGCGGCTTATGTTGAACTT